TACACACTCCATCCATTTTTTTATTTTATCCAAGATTTCATGCAAAAAAAAGACCCTAACGGGTCTGAATTTTAAAAAAGATCAACTCCGTTTCTAAAACAAGAGAATCATATAAACCGCATAGGCTGCAATCAACACCAACCCCGCAAGACGTTCAATCCTGAATCGGAATATCATCATGGGAAGGATGACAGCACTTGTTCCCAACATCCAGAACACATCGGAACGCATGACCTCTTCCGCTACCGGGATTTCTGCGAAAAGTGAAGTCGTTCCAAGTATGGCGAGGAGGTTAAAAATATTCGACCCGATAAGATTACCCACGGTGATATCCGTCTCACGCCGAAAGGAAGCCATCACAGACGTGACCAGTTCCGGAACACTTGTACCAAACGCGATCATTGAGACCGCAATAATCCTTTCAGACACGCCAAGCTTGGTGGCAATGTTCACCGCACCGCCAATCATCCAATCGGCACCAAATGCCAGACCCACACCACCAGCGACGATAAGCGTAATACTTTTCCAAACGGACATGTACTTTTTTACACCTTCATTATCGCCCTTTTGTTTTTCTTCACGCCTGGATTTCATCACCAGCCAGATCATAAAACTGATCAACACCACAAGGAAAACCATTCCTTCCCACATTTCCAGAATGCCATTCCATGCGAAAACGGTAAAAAGCAAACTGGCAATCATCATCATGGGCCAGTCAATTCTAACCGAAGAACGATTGACTGCAACGGGAAAGATTAGCGCGGTGATTCCAAGAATAAGGGCAATGTTGGCAATGTTTGAACCCACTACATTCCCTATTGCAATATCCGGATGACCATTCAATGCAGCCTGTATACTCACGATAAGCTCGGGCGCCGAAGTGCCCATGGATACCACGGTCATACCCACCACCAGGGTGGATATTTTAAGGCGCAGTGCAATAGCAACCGCACCTTTAACAAGTAACTCGCCCGCCACAACCAACGTGGCAAGTCCACCAATAAGTAACAGGTAATTATTCACGGTCTGACCGGATGGGTTAAAGAATGCAGGTAAAGTTAATCCGGGAACCGAAGATAGGGATGTCTTTCTTCTTTAAAAATTTTCTCTTGTACTATAGGACTAGGTCCTGATCAGTTGGACGATGACGCGGATGGTTCATCATTCTTTCTGGCATCGTCCTTCTTTTTGTCCTGATCGATGTTTGTACTTTGCTGGATCTCCCGCTGAATATCATTCGCCGCATTCTTGAATTCACGCATGCCCTTACCAAGGCCACGAGCCAGTTCAGGTATTCGTTTTGCACCAAAGAACAACAGGATCACCAACATGATGACGACAATCTCTCCTCCTCCGAGATTAAAAAAAAGCAGCATACTGTCTACTACTTAGTGTCTTCCTTTTTTGGCTTTACCAAATCCACTACAATAGGAGTGGCAATACAAATTGACGAATAGGTACCCACAATCACACCGATAAGAAGTGCAAACGAGAATCCGCGAATCACTTCACCACCTAAGATAAAGATAGAGATCAACACCAGGAATACCGTCACCGATGTATTGATGGTTCGCCCAAGTGTACTGTTCAAGGCCATATTAATAACTTCCGGCATTTCTTTGCGCTTATGCTCCGCGAGATATTCACGGATACGGTCAAACACAACCACCGTATCGTTAATGGAATAACCGATCACCGTAAGCGTAGCAGCAATGAATGCCTGGTTCACTTCCATGGAGAAAGGCACAATGGCATCCAGTAAGGAGAATGCTCCGAGTACAAAAAGTATATCGTGTGCCAATGCAGCAAGTGCTCCCAGACCGAATTGCCATTTCTTAAACCGGATCAGGATATACAGGAAGATAATGAATAGCGAAAATGTAAGCGCCCATACCGCATTCTGCTTGATATCATCCGCAATCGTTGCCTCAACCTTATTAGAGCTTTCGATACTCCAGTTGGGCTGAATGGAATTCAATCCCTCCTCAAGTGCCGTCTGCACCTGATTATCTACCTCCTGGCCATCCTGATCAATCATATAATTGGTGGTGATACGCAGCTGGTTTGACCCTCCATAGGTTTTAACCTCGGGAATGGATCCGCCAAACGGTACTTTCAGAATGTTACCAACTTCCGAAGCATTAACCGGTTTATCGAAGCTAACCACATAAGACCTTCCACCCACAAAATCGATCCCCAGATTGAGTCCCTTTGTAGCCAGTGAGAAGATACCAACAGCGATAACGGCCCCAGAGATGGCATAATACAGTTTCCGCTTCCCAACAAAATTGATACTCAAATTACTGAACAGGCTCTTGGTAGCTTTCGTATAAAACGTAATCTTTTGTTCCTTGTCCATCATCCACAAGAAAACCAGTCTTGTAATAAATATGGCAGAGAACAATGAGGTAAGAATACCAATGATGAGCGTAGTTGCAAAGCCCTGAACCGGACCGCTACCGAAAGTGAATAGCACGATACCTGTCAGCATGGTGGTAACGTTCGCATCCACAATGGAAGAATATGCATTTTTATATCCGTCCTTCAGGGCCAGTCTCAACCCCTTACCCTGTGCCAATTCCTCACGCACCCGTTCATAGATAAGTACGTTCGCATCCACGGCCATACCGATGGTCAGCACGATACCCGCAACACCTGGCAGGGTCAGAACCGCACCCAGTGATGCAAGCACACCCATGATAAAGAAGATGTTGGCAAGAAGTGCGATGTTGGAAACCATCCCGGCACGTGAGTAATAGAACACCATGTACAACAGAACCAGCACCATCGCAATAGCGAAGGACTGGAAACCGTCACGAATGGCTTTATGACCGAGAGAGGGGCCCACCACTGCCTTTTCAACAATACGGGCTGGGGCTGGAAGCTTACCGGCTTTGAGTACGTTTGCAAGGTCTTCTGCTTCCTGAATGGAGAAACTTCCGGAAATCACGGATATACCATTCCCGATCTCCTGTTTTACATAAGGATGAGAATAAACATAGTTATCCAGCACAACCGCAATGGAACGCTTCTGAGAACCTGATGATGCTTCTTTGGTGAGCTTCTTCCATGAGTTTGCTCCCTGAGCATTCATGATCATCAACACTTCCGCTTCAGCGCGGTTCTGACCGAATTCCTGACGGGCATCTACCACCACATCACCGGAAAGCGCCGGACTACCATCCCTGTTGGTTACTTTAAGCGCAACCAGGGTCATCACAGCCTGTTTTTCTCCGACAGGTTTTACGTTCCAGG
This sequence is a window from Flavobacteriales bacterium. Protein-coding genes within it:
- a CDS encoding calcium/sodium antiporter, encoding MNNYLLLIGGLATLVVAGELLVKGAVAIALRLKISTLVVGMTVVSMGTSAPELIVSIQAALNGHPDIAIGNVVGSNIANIALILGITALIFPVAVNRSSVRIDWPMMMIASLLFTVFAWNGILEMWEGMVFLVVLISFMIWLVMKSRREEKQKGDNEGVKKYMSVWKSITLIVAGGVGLAFGADWMIGGAVNIATKLGVSERIIAVSMIAFGTSVPELVTSVMASFRRETDITVGNLIGSNIFNLLAILGTTSLFAEIPVAEEVMRSDVFWMLGTSAVILPMMIFRFRIERLAGLVLIAAYAVYMILLF
- a CDS encoding twin-arginine translocase TatA/TatE family subunit — translated: MLLFFNLGGGEIVVIMLVILLFFGAKRIPELARGLGKGMREFKNAANDIQREIQQSTNIDQDKKKDDARKNDEPSASSSN
- the secDF gene encoding protein translocase subunit SecDF; this translates as MQNKLAIQVFTVVFALVCLFQLSFTWVANGVRNDAEVWAKGSPEKVTHYLDSIATEPVYNLGVKNYTFREVQNNEINLGLDLKGGMNVTMEVSVVDLILNMANNSDDPVFLQAIDKAKEMQKSSDEDFVTLFGKAFAQIDPNARLASVYATLDLKDKVNYNSTNEEVLAVIREEAEDAIDRTYNILRTRIDKFGVTQPNIQRLGTSGRILVELPGIKDPKRVTDLLQKTAQLEFWETFENREIYPYLDKVNTRLRQMQLSDPADSTAKSTGDDVTDFFSEPQNPDTSVVADGTVVTVPDSLKNDSLAKSLEDKAETDALSQKNPLFELLQPPTDEKGGLAPGAIVGYVQVKDTAKVNEYLHMEELRDLLPREVKFAWNVKPVGEKQAVMTLVALKVTNRDGSPALSGDVVVDARQEFGQNRAEAEVLMIMNAQGANSWKKLTKEASSGSQKRSIAVVLDNYVYSHPYVKQEIGNGISVISGSFSIQEAEDLANVLKAGKLPAPARIVEKAVVGPSLGHKAIRDGFQSFAIAMVLVLLYMVFYYSRAGMVSNIALLANIFFIMGVLASLGAVLTLPGVAGIVLTIGMAVDANVLIYERVREELAQGKGLRLALKDGYKNAYSSIVDANVTTMLTGIVLFTFGSGPVQGFATTLIIGILTSLFSAIFITRLVFLWMMDKEQKITFYTKATKSLFSNLSINFVGKRKLYYAISGAVIAVGIFSLATKGLNLGIDFVGGRSYVVSFDKPVNASEVGNILKVPFGGSIPEVKTYGGSNQLRITTNYMIDQDGQEVDNQVQTALEEGLNSIQPNWSIESSNKVEATIADDIKQNAVWALTFSLFIIFLYILIRFKKWQFGLGALAALAHDILFVLGAFSLLDAIVPFSMEVNQAFIAATLTVIGYSINDTVVVFDRIREYLAEHKRKEMPEVINMALNSTLGRTINTSVTVFLVLISIFILGGEVIRGFSFALLIGVIVGTYSSICIATPIVVDLVKPKKEDTK